A single genomic interval of Adhaeribacter pallidiroseus harbors:
- a CDS encoding AI-2E family transporter, producing the protein MTQSEPFYKKSTLILLGIILFVYVLYTLADMLVPIAFSVLLAILLNPLYTRIIKWRVPKVLAIILTLLIAIIILAGLLYFLSSQIIQFGDMAPLLTQKFNQISTNLQTWVESTFGITLEKQLQLLRDAASGGKALAGRTVSGVLGIFGILFLIPVYIFLLLFYKPLILNFIFEAFARENSGPIADILSETKSAIQSYIVGLLIEASIVAVLNSIALTILGVQYGILLGVIGAILNLIPYIGGLIAIILPVLMATLTKDGYTTQLLIIAAYGLIQFIDNNILVPRIVSSKVKINALASILAVLLGGALWGFSGMFLSIPFIAVLKIIFDHIDSLKPWGRLLGDQIPDYYGKMQVQTTHQKEVKTPQKVEEQKS; encoded by the coding sequence ATGACGCAGTCTGAACCCTTTTATAAAAAAAGCACGCTTATTTTACTCGGAATAATTCTTTTCGTGTATGTGCTGTATACCCTGGCCGATATGCTCGTGCCCATTGCTTTTTCGGTGCTACTGGCCATTTTGCTGAACCCGTTGTATACCCGCATCATAAAATGGCGGGTTCCGAAAGTGTTGGCCATTATTTTAACTTTACTTATCGCGATTATTATACTGGCGGGTTTATTATATTTTTTATCTTCCCAGATTATTCAGTTCGGCGACATGGCGCCTTTGCTCACCCAAAAGTTCAACCAGATTTCTACTAATTTGCAAACTTGGGTGGAAAGCACTTTTGGCATAACCCTGGAGAAACAATTACAGCTGTTAAGAGACGCAGCCAGTGGCGGCAAAGCCTTGGCGGGCCGTACGGTTTCGGGTGTATTAGGTATATTCGGTATTCTGTTCTTAATTCCGGTTTATATTTTCTTGTTGCTGTTTTATAAGCCGCTTATTTTAAATTTTATCTTTGAAGCTTTTGCCCGAGAAAATTCTGGCCCTATTGCCGATATTTTGTCGGAAACAAAGTCCGCGATTCAGAGCTACATCGTGGGTTTGTTAATTGAAGCGTCGATAGTAGCGGTTTTAAATTCTATTGCCCTTACTATTTTGGGCGTGCAATACGGCATTTTATTAGGAGTAATTGGGGCCATCCTTAATTTGATTCCGTACATCGGTGGTTTAATTGCCATTATTTTACCGGTGTTAATGGCTACCTTAACCAAAGATGGCTATACTACCCAATTACTTATTATTGCCGCATACGGGCTCATTCAATTTATCGACAACAATATTCTGGTGCCGCGCATTGTATCGTCTAAAGTAAAGATCAATGCGTTGGCTTCTATCCTGGCCGTGTTGCTGGGCGGTGCCTTGTGGGGATTTTCAGGTATGTTTTTATCGATTCCCTTTATTGCCGTACTAAAAATTATCTTCGATCATATTGATTCTTTAAAACCTTGGGGCCGATTACTCGGCGACCAGATTCCAGATTATTACGGAAAAATGCAGGTACAAACTACGCATCAAAAAGAAGTAAAAACCCCGCAAAAAGTCGAAGAGCAAAAATCATAA
- a CDS encoding DnaJ C-terminal domain-containing protein codes for MDYKDYYKILEVDKKASKAEIKKQYKKLARKYHPDVNPGNKEAEEKFKAINEAHEVLSDDTKRQKYNTLGADWQRYQQTGGGTGSFDWGQYAQSGNAGGGRYTYQTNDESSDFSDFFSSIFGDMGRSSRRSSVRSKGQDFSAELTVFLEEAFHGVKKTFTLNDKNLRINIKPGVEDGQKIRLKGNGGPGRNGSEPGDLIITLRVPPDPRFTRQGNDLYVEAQVPVYRAALGGDFYVDTLDGQLKLKIKPETKNGTLLRLKGKGFPVYNQPGPSGDLYVKVVLQLPEALTNKEKELFQQLAQLRNDK; via the coding sequence GTGGATTACAAAGACTATTATAAAATCCTGGAGGTAGATAAAAAAGCCTCGAAAGCAGAAATTAAAAAACAATACAAAAAACTCGCGCGCAAATACCACCCCGATGTAAACCCCGGCAATAAAGAAGCCGAGGAAAAATTTAAAGCCATTAACGAAGCGCACGAAGTGCTCTCCGATGATACTAAACGGCAAAAATACAATACCCTCGGGGCTGATTGGCAACGCTACCAGCAAACCGGCGGCGGAACGGGTAGTTTTGATTGGGGCCAGTATGCCCAGAGTGGCAATGCCGGCGGTGGCCGCTATACCTACCAAACAAACGACGAAAGCAGCGATTTTTCCGATTTTTTCAGTTCTATTTTCGGTGATATGGGTCGGAGCAGTCGCCGGAGCAGCGTGCGCTCTAAAGGCCAGGATTTCTCCGCCGAACTCACCGTATTTTTGGAAGAAGCCTTCCACGGCGTGAAAAAAACTTTTACCCTGAACGATAAAAACCTGCGCATCAATATTAAACCCGGAGTAGAAGATGGTCAGAAAATTAGGCTAAAAGGTAACGGTGGTCCGGGTCGTAATGGCAGTGAGCCCGGCGATTTAATCATTACTTTACGCGTACCACCCGATCCCCGCTTTACCCGCCAGGGCAATGACTTATATGTAGAGGCCCAAGTACCTGTTTACCGGGCGGCGCTGGGCGGTGATTTTTACGTAGATACCCTGGATGGCCAGCTAAAATTAAAAATTAAGCCCGAAACCAAAAATGGCACTTTGCTGCGGCTCAAAGGCAAAGGTTTTCCGGTGTATAATCAACCGGGGCCATCCGGCGACTTGTACGTAAAAGTAGTGCTGCAATTACCCGAGGCCCTCACTAACAAAGAGAAAGAGTTGTTTCAGCAGCTAGCGCAGCTACGAAACGATAAGTGA
- a CDS encoding NAD(P)-dependent oxidoreductase codes for MSKLTVGIIREGKVPPDKRVPLTPLKCQEAMTVFPELKIVVQSSTVRCYHDQEYRDLDIEVREDMRQCDVLMGVKEVPLAELIPNKTYFFFSHTIKEQPHNQALLRAILQKNITLIDYETLTNVKGERTVAFGRYAGIVGAYNGIMAYGKKFKIFDLHPAHLCLDIEDMEEEYFKVKALPPIKIAVTGGGRVAHGIMEVLDKMGIRKVSVYDYLYLKFTEPVYTQLHSSDYNRRRDGRVWDNVDFYQNPHEYESTFDKFTPVTDILMAGAYWNPAAPRLFTAADMQRSNFKIKTIADITCDVEGSIPCTKRASSIPEPVYDYNPFTQELEPAFSKPENITVMAVDNLPCELPRSASRDFGRQLIDEVFPHLLNNDAEGILTRATISKNGQLTERYAYLKAYAAGNSVNI; via the coding sequence ATGAGTAAACTAACTGTAGGAATAATCCGGGAAGGCAAGGTGCCACCCGATAAACGGGTACCCCTAACGCCGCTAAAATGTCAGGAAGCCATGACGGTTTTTCCGGAATTAAAAATAGTGGTGCAGTCGAGTACGGTGCGTTGCTACCACGACCAGGAATACCGTGATTTAGACATAGAAGTACGGGAAGATATGCGCCAGTGTGATGTGTTAATGGGCGTAAAGGAAGTACCTCTAGCGGAGTTAATACCCAATAAAACGTATTTCTTTTTCTCGCACACCATTAAAGAGCAGCCGCATAACCAGGCCTTGCTCCGGGCCATTCTGCAAAAAAACATTACCTTGATTGATTACGAAACGCTTACCAACGTAAAAGGCGAGCGAACGGTAGCTTTTGGGCGCTACGCCGGCATCGTGGGGGCTTACAATGGGATAATGGCTTATGGTAAAAAATTTAAAATTTTCGACCTGCACCCGGCGCATCTGTGTCTGGATATTGAAGATATGGAGGAAGAATATTTTAAAGTAAAAGCCTTGCCGCCGATTAAAATTGCGGTAACCGGAGGGGGTCGCGTAGCCCACGGCATTATGGAAGTACTGGATAAAATGGGGATCCGGAAGGTGAGTGTGTATGATTACTTGTACTTAAAGTTTACCGAGCCGGTTTATACCCAGCTGCATTCCTCGGATTATAACCGCCGCCGCGACGGCCGCGTGTGGGACAACGTGGATTTTTACCAGAACCCCCACGAATACGAGTCTACTTTCGATAAATTTACTCCGGTTACCGATATTTTAATGGCCGGCGCTTACTGGAATCCGGCCGCGCCGCGTTTATTTACCGCAGCCGATATGCAGCGATCTAATTTTAAAATTAAGACCATTGCCGATATAACCTGCGATGTAGAAGGGTCTATTCCGTGTACCAAACGGGCCAGCAGTATTCCGGAACCGGTTTACGACTACAATCCCTTTACCCAGGAACTGGAACCCGCTTTCAGCAAACCAGAGAATATCACCGTGATGGCGGTTGATAATTTACCTTGTGAGTTGCCCCGCAGTGCTTCCCGCGATTTTGGCCGCCAGCTCATCGATGAGGTATTTCCGCATTTACTAAACAACGACGCCGAAGGAATCTTAACCCGGGCTACTATTTCTAAAAACGGGCAACTCACCGAACGGTACGCGTATTTAAAGGCGTATGCTGCCGGCAATTCAGTAAATATTTAA
- the gcvP gene encoding aminomethyl-transferring glycine dehydrogenase → MLIKTKPADIFKERHNGPVKQTIQEMLETIGVSSLDQLIDETVPAAIRLKQPLNIPAALTERDFLKKFSVIAKKNKVCRSYIGLGYHDTVTPPVIQRNILENPGWYTAYTPYQAEIAQGRLEALINYQTLVMDLTAMEIANASLLDEATAAAEAMNMFYGLRKGTRKNATRFFVSEHVLPQTIDVLKTRATPLGLELVIGDHRTADLSDATLFGAMVQYPAADGELFDYTEFISTAHQQDMFVAVAADLLSLTLLTPPGEMGADAVVGNSQRFGVPMGYGGPHAGFLATRDAYKRSLPGRIIGQSVDAHGNKAYRMALQTREQHIRREKATSNICTAQVLLAVMAGMYAVYHGPRRLKYIALNIYLLTQLLEQGLADLGLEQVNSNYFDTLKIKVESAELKNAIRQEAEQAAINFRYFPDNYIGISLHENTDLDDVKAILSVFSKIMNQPTAVVNLAELPHETEVTWPENLLRTSPYLQQEVFNQHHSELAILRYMKYLENKDISLVHSMIPLGSCTMKLNATAEMTPVTWPEIGGLHPFVPADQAQGYQQIFTDLEAWLCEITGFAGISLQPNSGAQGEYAGLMVIRAYHEAQGHQHRTIALIPSSAHGTNPASAVMAGMKVVIVKCDDRGNIDVADLRAKAEQHRNDLSCLMVTYPSTHGVYEESIIEICAIIHENGGRVYMDGANMNAQVGLTSPATIGADVCHLNLHKTFCIPHGGGGPGVGPIGVVADLVPYLPGHAVVKTGGEQAIPAVSAAPWGSASILPISYAYIALMGGEGLTEATKMAILNANYIKARLKEHYPVLYTGANGRCAHEMILDCRAFKKVGIEVEDMAKRLMDYCFHAPTVSFPVAGTLMIEPTESESKEEIDRFCEAMISIRQEIREIEEGAADQKNNVLKNAPHTMAVGLADNWVLPYSREKAVFPYAFARTHKIWPTVSRIDSAYGDRNLICSCTPLEAYAQPEVAQIATGID, encoded by the coding sequence ATGTTGATAAAAACCAAGCCCGCCGATATTTTTAAAGAACGACATAATGGCCCGGTAAAGCAAACCATTCAGGAAATGTTAGAAACCATTGGGGTGTCTTCGCTGGACCAGTTGATTGATGAAACCGTACCCGCGGCGATCCGGCTGAAGCAACCTTTAAACATTCCGGCCGCCTTAACGGAACGCGATTTTTTAAAAAAATTCAGTGTTATCGCCAAAAAAAATAAAGTCTGCCGTTCGTACATTGGTTTAGGCTACCACGATACCGTTACCCCGCCCGTAATACAGCGGAACATTCTGGAAAATCCGGGTTGGTACACGGCCTATACCCCCTACCAGGCCGAAATTGCCCAGGGCCGTTTAGAAGCCTTGATTAATTACCAAACCCTGGTGATGGATTTAACCGCCATGGAAATTGCCAATGCCTCTTTACTGGATGAGGCTACCGCTGCCGCCGAAGCCATGAACATGTTTTACGGCCTCCGCAAAGGTACCCGTAAAAATGCTACCCGCTTTTTTGTATCGGAACACGTGCTGCCGCAAACCATTGATGTTTTAAAAACCCGCGCTACCCCGCTGGGTCTGGAACTGGTTATTGGCGACCACCGCACCGCCGATTTATCTGACGCTACCTTGTTTGGGGCGATGGTACAATACCCGGCCGCGGATGGGGAATTGTTTGATTATACCGAATTTATATCTACCGCGCACCAGCAGGACATGTTCGTGGCCGTGGCGGCCGATTTGCTAAGTTTAACGCTTTTAACCCCTCCCGGCGAAATGGGAGCCGATGCGGTGGTTGGTAACAGCCAGCGTTTCGGGGTGCCTATGGGTTACGGTGGTCCGCACGCTGGCTTCCTGGCTACCCGCGATGCTTACAAACGTTCTTTACCCGGCCGCATTATTGGTCAATCGGTAGATGCCCACGGTAACAAGGCCTACCGCATGGCTTTGCAAACCCGCGAGCAGCACATCCGGCGCGAAAAAGCTACTTCCAACATTTGCACCGCGCAAGTATTGCTGGCCGTTATGGCGGGCATGTACGCGGTTTACCATGGGCCGCGCCGTTTAAAATACATTGCACTCAACATCTATTTACTCACGCAATTGCTGGAGCAGGGTCTTGCGGATTTAGGTCTGGAACAAGTAAACAGCAACTACTTCGATACTTTAAAAATTAAAGTAGAAAGTGCAGAATTAAAAAATGCCATCCGGCAAGAAGCAGAACAAGCCGCCATAAACTTCCGGTATTTTCCAGATAACTATATTGGCATTTCGCTGCACGAAAACACCGATTTAGATGATGTTAAAGCTATTTTATCGGTATTTTCTAAAATAATGAACCAGCCAACGGCCGTGGTAAATCTGGCGGAACTGCCGCACGAAACCGAGGTAACCTGGCCCGAAAATTTGTTGCGTACCAGCCCGTATTTACAACAGGAAGTATTTAACCAGCACCATTCGGAACTGGCGATTCTGCGGTACATGAAGTACCTGGAAAATAAAGATATTTCTTTGGTACACAGCATGATTCCGCTGGGTTCCTGTACCATGAAACTAAACGCTACCGCCGAAATGACGCCGGTTACCTGGCCCGAAATAGGTGGTTTGCACCCGTTTGTGCCGGCAGATCAGGCCCAAGGATACCAGCAGATATTTACCGATTTAGAAGCTTGGCTGTGCGAAATAACCGGTTTTGCGGGCATTTCGTTACAGCCTAATTCCGGGGCCCAAGGCGAGTACGCGGGTTTAATGGTGATCCGGGCGTACCACGAAGCGCAGGGCCATCAGCACCGCACTATTGCTTTAATTCCTTCTTCGGCCCACGGCACCAACCCGGCTTCGGCGGTTATGGCCGGTATGAAGGTGGTCATTGTAAAATGCGATGATCGCGGCAACATTGATGTAGCGGATTTACGCGCCAAAGCCGAACAGCACCGCAACGATCTTTCCTGTTTAATGGTAACGTATCCGTCTACCCACGGGGTATACGAGGAAAGCATTATCGAGATTTGCGCTATTATTCACGAAAACGGCGGCCGGGTGTACATGGATGGGGCCAACATGAACGCGCAGGTGGGCTTAACTAGTCCGGCCACCATTGGCGCCGATGTGTGCCATTTAAATTTACACAAAACTTTCTGTATTCCGCACGGTGGCGGTGGGCCGGGCGTTGGTCCAATTGGCGTAGTAGCGGATTTGGTGCCTTATTTACCGGGTCACGCGGTAGTAAAAACCGGTGGCGAACAAGCCATTCCGGCGGTTTCGGCTGCTCCGTGGGGTTCTGCCAGCATTCTGCCGATCTCCTATGCCTACATTGCCCTGATGGGCGGCGAAGGTTTAACCGAAGCTACTAAAATGGCAATCTTAAACGCGAACTACATTAAAGCACGGTTAAAAGAACACTATCCGGTTTTATACACGGGTGCCAATGGTCGTTGCGCCCACGAAATGATTCTGGATTGCCGTGCTTTTAAAAAAGTAGGCATTGAGGTAGAAGATATGGCCAAACGTTTAATGGACTATTGCTTTCACGCGCCTACTGTATCCTTCCCGGTAGCCGGTACTTTAATGATTGAGCCTACCGAAAGCGAATCGAAAGAAGAAATTGACCGGTTTTGCGAAGCCATGATTTCTATTCGCCAGGAAATCCGGGAAATAGAAGAAGGTGCTGCCGATCAGAAGAACAATGTTCTTAAAAATGCGCCGCATACCATGGCTGTAGGCTTAGCGGATAATTGGGTTTTGCCTTACAGCCGCGAAAAAGCCGTTTTTCCGTACGCGTTTGCTCGTACGCACAAAATTTGGCCAACCGTTAGCCGCATCGACTCGGCTTACGGCGACCGCAATTTAATTTGCTCTTGTACCCCGCTGGAAGCATACGCGCAGCCCGAGGTTGCCCAGATCGCGACTGGTATTGATTAA
- a CDS encoding DUF4136 domain-containing protein: MKIIKYISFIMLLGLASACAPYVNVSTDYDHSINFQGYKSFNWYSSKAGVKRDSLQYDTFFDKRMQNAIKANLSQRGVEFAEKPEFYVNYNVSFANQTTANAGPFYPYGYYGGYSRFNNTSQYKEGTIIVDLIDGRNNQLIWRGVGESEVRSRNIPEDKVIEIVNSILSKFPPKR, translated from the coding sequence ATGAAGATAATTAAGTATATAAGCTTTATTATGTTACTAGGGCTAGCTTCGGCTTGTGCGCCTTACGTTAATGTAAGCACCGACTACGACCATTCTATTAATTTTCAGGGTTATAAATCTTTTAACTGGTACTCTAGTAAAGCGGGTGTAAAGCGGGATTCCTTGCAATACGATACTTTCTTTGATAAGCGCATGCAAAATGCTATTAAAGCAAACTTGTCGCAAAGAGGCGTTGAATTTGCCGAGAAACCGGAATTTTACGTTAACTACAACGTTAGCTTTGCCAATCAAACTACCGCGAATGCCGGGCCGTTTTATCCGTATGGTTACTATGGTGGTTACAGCCGCTTTAACAATACCAGCCAGTACAAAGAAGGCACTATTATCGTGGATTTAATTGATGGCCGGAATAACCAGTTAATCTGGCGGGGAGTGGGTGAATCAGAAGTACGGAGCCGTAACATTCCGGAAGATAAAGTAATTGAGATCGTTAACAGCATTTTAAGCAAATTTCCACCAAAAAGATAA
- a CDS encoding tetratricopeptide repeat protein has product MIIICFCWFKAPAQNKTLVDSLRRVIARPLADTVKVIALGELAWEYHLHDKKEALRYAHQELELARKINFNRGIGLGYMDKGVTYSYHREYTKAIDHYLQALPFLKKANKPLLVALMHYNIAVAYSKFEASEKAIAYFLKAVDLLEKQKDWANVSQSYTGIANSYNTLKQFSNALNYHRKAVQVAKTHADYEMLAVALTDFSGTYNTLFDTNHQKAYLDSSLNCLYQVQQLLHKKLVRNPIMQPSVTFNIANNYFQQEKYLQAIPLIQQALVLARPVNLEAAICQGHTLLGKIYTRQKKYALAEKHLRQALPIALKTSPLFAADTYQALQDWAANQEKFREAYQYQREWATLKDSIYNREKVEIAEKLGLQYETEKKQARITTLEQENQWERQLQIFYLILAGLGLLLSGTVIYLLRLKQKIFTQKANLLQEAQEKAYLRQELAEQQREKLREELLLQAELNALREEQFQKEIDYKERELTTNVLLLEQQSAFLQKVKVRLATLLPQANGLTTDLQKVCKLIDNRLGNEQDFEKFMLHFEKVHPDFFNHLDQVALNGLTPADQKLSAYIRMNLSTKEMAHLLNVEPKSIQMARYRLKQKLNLPEETDLISFILQL; this is encoded by the coding sequence GTGATAATTATCTGTTTCTGCTGGTTTAAAGCCCCGGCCCAGAATAAAACGCTCGTTGATTCCCTGCGCCGGGTAATAGCCCGTCCTCTGGCCGATACGGTTAAGGTAATCGCCTTGGGCGAATTAGCTTGGGAATACCACCTTCACGATAAAAAAGAGGCCTTGCGCTACGCGCACCAAGAATTAGAATTGGCCCGGAAAATAAACTTTAACCGGGGCATTGGTTTAGGTTACATGGATAAAGGCGTAACCTATAGCTACCACCGGGAATATACCAAAGCCATTGACCATTACTTACAGGCACTTCCTTTTTTAAAAAAAGCGAACAAACCCTTGCTCGTCGCCCTTATGCATTACAACATAGCCGTGGCCTACAGCAAGTTTGAAGCTTCCGAAAAAGCGATTGCGTACTTTTTAAAAGCGGTGGATTTACTCGAAAAACAAAAAGATTGGGCCAATGTTAGTCAAAGTTATACGGGTATTGCCAATAGTTATAACACGCTCAAGCAATTTAGCAATGCCTTAAACTACCACCGGAAAGCCGTGCAGGTGGCAAAAACCCACGCGGATTACGAAATGTTGGCCGTAGCTTTAACGGATTTTTCGGGTACTTACAATACCTTGTTCGATACCAACCACCAGAAAGCTTACCTGGATTCGTCGCTGAATTGTCTTTACCAGGTGCAACAGTTGCTGCACAAAAAACTGGTGCGAAATCCCATTATGCAGCCCAGCGTTACTTTTAACATTGCCAATAATTATTTTCAACAAGAAAAATATTTGCAAGCCATTCCCCTGATTCAGCAAGCTTTAGTGCTGGCCCGGCCCGTAAATTTGGAGGCGGCTATTTGCCAGGGTCATACCTTATTAGGCAAAATCTACACCCGGCAAAAAAAATATGCTTTAGCCGAAAAGCATTTGCGGCAAGCCTTACCTATAGCCTTAAAAACCAGTCCTTTGTTTGCCGCCGATACGTACCAAGCCCTACAGGATTGGGCCGCCAATCAGGAAAAATTCCGCGAAGCTTATCAATACCAGCGCGAATGGGCCACTTTAAAAGACAGCATCTACAACCGGGAGAAAGTTGAAATTGCCGAAAAATTAGGGCTGCAATACGAAACCGAGAAAAAACAAGCGCGCATTACTACCCTGGAACAAGAAAACCAATGGGAACGCCAGCTCCAGATTTTTTACCTGATTTTGGCCGGATTGGGTTTACTCTTATCGGGAACAGTGATTTACCTGCTGCGGTTAAAACAAAAAATATTTACGCAAAAAGCCAACCTGCTGCAAGAAGCCCAGGAGAAAGCTTACCTCCGGCAAGAACTGGCCGAGCAGCAACGCGAAAAGTTGCGGGAAGAACTGCTGCTGCAAGCGGAATTAAACGCGCTACGGGAAGAGCAGTTCCAAAAAGAAATTGACTACAAAGAGCGCGAATTAACCACCAATGTATTGCTCCTGGAACAACAAAGTGCCTTCCTGCAAAAAGTAAAAGTTCGATTGGCTACGCTGCTCCCGCAGGCCAACGGCCTGACTACCGATCTGCAAAAGGTGTGCAAGCTGATTGATAACCGCCTCGGAAACGAACAGGATTTTGAAAAATTTATGCTGCATTTCGAGAAAGTACACCCTGATTTTTTCAACCATTTGGATCAGGTGGCGCTCAATGGCCTTACCCCTGCCGATCAAAAACTAAGCGCGTACATCCGCATGAATTTATCTACGAAAGAAATGGCCCACCTGCTTAACGTAGAACCCAAGAGCATCCAGATGGCGCGCTACCGGCTCAAGCAAAAGCTAAACCTACCCGAAGAAACCGATTTAATCAGCTTTATTCTGCAACTATAA
- a CDS encoding ABC transporter ATP-binding protein encodes MSFWSSIKKITGLKKAQRGSDKPPLTLKERFTALKNIPAFLRLIWQTNPALAAGNILLRLIRSAIPLATLYLAKLIIDEVIRIAQSPAEKDISYLLTLVAIEFGLAILSDILNRGTALLDSLLGDLFANQTSVDLMKHAATLDMAQFEDSVFYDKLERARRQTLSRTILMSQVLGQMQDIITMGFLAVGLITFNPWLILLLLVAVIPAFLGESHFNERSYSLVHGWTPERRELDYLRLTGASDETAKEIKIFGLADFLISRFKELSDKFYADNKKLALKRAAWGSIFAAVGSVGYYGAYLYIIYQTINHQISIGQLTFLAGSFGRLRGLLEGILNRFSGIAEGALYLQDFFDFFQIKPYIENHPNARPFPKPIRQGFTFENVGFKYANSPDKWAIRHLNFTLAAGEKLALVGENGAGKTTLVKLLSRLYDPTEGRILLDGYDLREYNPEDLRKEIGVIFQDFVRFQMTASNNIAVGRIDEKENFARIQTSAAQSLADTVIQKLPGGYDQMIGRRFAKGVDLSGGEWQKMALGRAYMRDAQLLILDEPTAALDARAEHEVFQRFAELTHGKTAVLISHRFSTVRMADRILVIENGQLIEIGSHAELLAQNGRYAELFRLQAKGYQ; translated from the coding sequence ATGTCTTTTTGGTCCAGCATAAAAAAAATCACGGGTTTAAAAAAAGCGCAGCGCGGTTCCGATAAACCCCCATTAACGTTAAAAGAGCGCTTTACCGCTTTAAAAAATATTCCGGCTTTTCTGCGTTTAATCTGGCAAACCAATCCGGCTTTGGCGGCCGGTAACATTTTGCTGCGGCTTATTCGGTCGGCTATTCCGCTGGCCACTTTATACCTGGCCAAATTAATTATTGACGAAGTGATCCGGATTGCCCAGTCGCCGGCAGAAAAAGATATTTCCTACTTACTTACCCTGGTAGCTATAGAGTTTGGATTAGCCATTTTGTCGGATATTTTAAACCGGGGCACCGCTTTGCTCGACAGCTTGCTCGGGGATTTGTTCGCCAACCAAACGTCTGTGGATTTAATGAAACATGCCGCCACCTTGGATATGGCGCAGTTCGAAGATTCGGTGTTTTACGATAAACTGGAGCGGGCCCGCCGGCAAACTTTAAGCCGCACTATTTTAATGTCGCAGGTGCTGGGCCAGATGCAGGATATTATTACCATGGGTTTTCTGGCGGTAGGTTTAATTACGTTTAATCCCTGGCTGATTCTGCTGTTATTAGTTGCGGTAATTCCGGCTTTTCTGGGCGAATCGCACTTTAACGAACGCAGTTACTCCCTGGTACACGGCTGGACCCCGGAACGCCGCGAACTGGATTACCTGCGTTTAACCGGCGCCAGCGACGAAACGGCCAAAGAAATTAAAATTTTCGGCTTAGCCGATTTTCTTATTTCCCGGTTCAAAGAACTCTCCGATAAATTCTACGCCGATAATAAAAAGCTGGCTTTAAAACGGGCCGCCTGGGGCAGTATTTTTGCGGCGGTGGGCAGCGTTGGATATTACGGCGCTTACCTGTACATTATTTACCAAACCATTAATCACCAGATCAGCATTGGGCAACTAACTTTTTTGGCCGGTTCCTTCGGCCGCTTGCGTGGTTTGCTGGAAGGCATTTTAAACCGGTTCTCAGGGATTGCCGAAGGCGCTTTGTATCTACAGGACTTTTTTGATTTTTTTCAAATTAAACCCTACATCGAGAATCACCCGAATGCCCGGCCGTTTCCGAAACCCATCCGCCAAGGTTTTACTTTTGAAAACGTAGGCTTTAAATACGCCAACTCGCCAGATAAATGGGCTATCCGACATTTAAACTTTACTTTAGCCGCCGGCGAAAAACTGGCATTAGTCGGGGAGAATGGCGCCGGTAAAACTACTTTGGTGAAATTGTTATCGCGCCTCTACGATCCCACGGAAGGCCGCATTTTGCTCGATGGTTACGATTTACGCGAGTATAACCCCGAAGATTTACGCAAAGAAATCGGCGTTATATTTCAGGATTTTGTGCGTTTTCAAATGACGGCTTCTAACAATATTGCCGTGGGCCGTATTGACGAAAAAGAAAATTTTGCCCGCATCCAAACCTCGGCAGCCCAAAGTTTGGCCGATACGGTCATCCAAAAATTACCGGGCGGTTACGACCAAATGATTGGTCGGCGCTTTGCTAAAGGCGTGGATTTGTCCGGGGGCGAATGGCAGAAAATGGCTTTAGGACGCGCCTACATGCGCGATGCGCAGTTGCTGATTCTGGATGAACCTACTGCGGCGCTAGACGCCCGCGCCGAACACGAAGTTTTCCAACGTTTCGCCGAACTCACCCATGGCAAAACCGCCGTGCTTATTTCGCACCGCTTTTCCACGGTGCGCATGGCCGACCGTATTCTGGTAATCGAGAACGGGCAACTCATCGAAATTGGTTCGCACGCGGAATTGTTAGCCCAGAATGGCCGCTACGCCGAATTGTTTCGTTTGCAGGCGAAAGGGTATCAGTAG